A single region of the Streptomyces sp. NBC_00236 genome encodes:
- a CDS encoding DeoR/GlpR family DNA-binding transcription regulator, with amino-acid sequence MSRDARWNALLELVGKHGRVDVEDAARTLDVSAATIRRDLDQLAEQQLLTRTRGGAVAHGVSYELALRYKTGRNAPEKQAIGRAVAELVAVGEVVGLTGGTTITEVARSLAVRSDLVGEGAGGASGQPTLTVVTNALNIANELVIRPQIKIVVTGGVARPQSYELTGPLASGVLGEITLDVAVLGVNAIDTERGAYVHHEGEASINRLLAQQAQRVVVAADSSKIGKRAFARVCDLGLVDFLVTDKGITPEAAARFTEAGVTVVAV; translated from the coding sequence TTGTCCAGGGATGCCCGGTGGAACGCGCTGCTGGAACTGGTCGGTAAACACGGCCGGGTGGACGTCGAGGACGCCGCCAGGACGCTGGACGTCTCGGCCGCGACCATCCGCCGGGACCTGGACCAGCTGGCGGAGCAGCAGCTGCTCACCCGTACCAGGGGTGGCGCGGTCGCGCACGGCGTCAGCTACGAGCTGGCGCTGCGCTACAAGACGGGACGCAACGCCCCGGAGAAGCAGGCCATCGGCCGGGCCGTCGCCGAACTGGTCGCGGTCGGCGAGGTGGTGGGGCTGACCGGCGGCACCACCATCACGGAGGTGGCCCGGTCCCTCGCCGTGCGTTCCGACCTCGTGGGCGAAGGTGCGGGCGGCGCGTCCGGTCAGCCGACCCTGACGGTGGTCACCAACGCCCTCAACATCGCCAACGAGCTGGTGATCCGGCCGCAGATCAAGATCGTGGTGACCGGCGGTGTGGCCAGGCCCCAGTCGTACGAGCTGACGGGACCGCTGGCCAGCGGGGTGCTGGGCGAGATCACCCTGGACGTCGCGGTGCTGGGTGTCAACGCGATCGACACCGAACGCGGTGCGTACGTCCATCACGAGGGCGAGGCCAGCATCAACCGGCTGCTCGCCCAGCAGGCCCAGCGGGTGGTGGTGGCGGCCGACTCGTCGAAGATCGGCAAGCGGGCGTTCGCCCGGGTCTGCGACCTCGGACTGGTCGACTTCCTGGTCACGGACAAGGGCATCACGCCCGAGGCCGCCGCGCGCTTCACGGAGGCGGGTGTCACGGTCGTCGCCGTCTGA
- a CDS encoding SIS domain-containing protein: MSFVETETASQPDCWRRAADLAPSHAAALPAPGERIAVVGCGTSFYMAQAYASLREESGQGESDAFAASEFPSRRRYDRVVALTRSGTTTEVLELLDRLRGTTPTVAITADPDTPVMTAADAVVVLDFADEQSVVQTRFATTLLTLLRAHLGLHTDAVVRDAETALAEPLPEGLLDCTQFTFLGRGWTAGLANEAALKMKEASLSWTEAYASMEYRHGPISIATTGTATWTFGAAPEGLREQVLATGARWVESGLDPLAELVRVQRLAIARAAARGLDPDSPRHLTRSVVLADA; encoded by the coding sequence GTGTCATTTGTCGAGACCGAGACAGCCAGTCAGCCGGACTGCTGGCGCCGCGCCGCAGACCTCGCTCCGAGCCACGCCGCCGCACTGCCCGCCCCCGGCGAGCGCATCGCCGTGGTCGGCTGCGGCACCTCGTTCTACATGGCTCAGGCATACGCCTCGCTCCGTGAGGAGTCCGGGCAGGGCGAGTCCGACGCCTTCGCCGCCTCGGAGTTCCCCTCCCGCCGCCGCTACGACCGCGTCGTCGCCCTCACCCGCTCCGGCACGACCACGGAGGTGCTCGAACTCCTCGACCGGCTGCGCGGGACCACCCCCACGGTCGCCATCACCGCCGACCCGGACACGCCGGTGATGACCGCCGCCGACGCCGTCGTGGTCCTCGACTTCGCGGACGAGCAGTCCGTCGTGCAGACCCGGTTCGCCACCACCCTCCTGACGCTGCTCCGCGCCCATCTCGGTCTGCACACCGACGCAGTGGTCCGCGACGCGGAGACCGCACTGGCCGAGCCGCTGCCCGAAGGGCTGCTGGACTGCACCCAGTTCACCTTCCTCGGCCGCGGCTGGACTGCCGGTCTCGCCAACGAGGCCGCGCTGAAGATGAAGGAGGCATCCCTGTCCTGGACGGAGGCGTACGCCTCGATGGAGTACCGCCACGGTCCCATCAGCATCGCCACCACCGGCACCGCGACCTGGACGTTCGGCGCCGCCCCCGAGGGGCTGCGCGAGCAGGTCCTCGCCACCGGCGCCCGCTGGGTCGAGAGCGGCCTGGACCCGCTGGCCGAACTGGTCCGCGTCCAGCGCCTGGCAATCGCCCGCGCCGCCGCCCGCGGTCTGGACCCGGACAGCCCCCGCCACCTGACCCGCTCGGTGGTCCTGGCCGACGCCTGA
- a CDS encoding electron transfer flavoprotein subunit alpha/FixB family protein: MAEVLVYVDHVDGAVRKPTLELLTLARRIGEPVAVALGNGAAGTAGVLAEHGAVKVLVSEASEYADYLVVPKVDALQAAFDAVSPVAVLVPSSAEGKEIAARLAVRIGSGVITDAVDLEAGEQGPVATQSAFAASFTTKSRVSRGVPVITVKPNSAPVEPVAGAGEVQELAVGFSALATGTKVVSRTPRESTGRPELTEAAIVVSGGRGVNGAENFAIIEALADSLGAAVGASRAAVDAGWYPHTNQVGQTGKSVSPQLYIASGISGAIQHRAGMQTSKTIVAVNKDAEAPIFDLVDYGVVGDLFNVVPQLTDEITARKG; the protein is encoded by the coding sequence ATGGCTGAAGTTCTCGTCTATGTCGACCACGTGGACGGTGCCGTCCGCAAGCCCACGCTGGAGCTGCTGACGCTCGCCCGCCGGATCGGTGAGCCGGTCGCGGTGGCGCTGGGCAACGGTGCGGCCGGTACGGCCGGTGTGCTGGCCGAGCACGGTGCGGTGAAGGTGCTGGTGTCCGAGGCGTCGGAGTATGCCGACTATCTCGTGGTACCGAAGGTGGATGCGCTGCAGGCCGCGTTCGACGCGGTGTCGCCGGTGGCGGTGCTGGTGCCGTCGTCGGCGGAGGGCAAGGAGATCGCTGCCCGCCTCGCGGTGCGGATCGGATCGGGAGTCATCACCGACGCGGTGGACCTGGAGGCCGGTGAGCAGGGGCCGGTGGCGACGCAGTCGGCGTTCGCGGCGTCGTTCACGACGAAGTCCCGTGTCTCGCGCGGTGTTCCGGTGATCACGGTGAAGCCGAACTCGGCGCCGGTGGAGCCGGTCGCGGGTGCGGGTGAGGTCCAGGAGCTGGCGGTGGGGTTCTCCGCCCTGGCCACCGGCACGAAGGTCGTCTCCCGTACCCCGCGTGAGTCGACGGGCCGCCCCGAGCTGACGGAGGCCGCGATCGTGGTCTCGGGCGGCCGTGGCGTCAACGGCGCGGAGAACTTCGCGATCATCGAGGCCCTCGCCGACTCCCTCGGTGCGGCCGTCGGCGCCTCCCGCGCCGCGGTCGACGCCGGCTGGTACCCGCACACCAACCAGGTCGGCCAGACCGGCAAGTCCGTCTCGCCGCAGCTCTACATCGCCTCGGGCATCTCCGGCGCGATCCAGCACCGCGCGGGCATGCAGACCTCGAAGACGATCGTCGCGGTCAACAAGGACGCCGAGGCCCCGATCTTCGACCTCGTCGACTACGGCGTCGTCGGCGACCTCTTCAACGTCGTCCCCCAGCTCACCGACGAGATCACCGCCCGCAAGGGCTGA
- a CDS encoding cellulose binding domain-containing protein, giving the protein MRSSARPLAALLAALTLTAGLFATGAPASARANDVVPAAEASDVSLAADTYDWKNVRIDGGGFVPGIVFNRSEKNLAYARTDIGGAYRWDQAGKQWTPLLDWVDWDHWGWTGVVSLASDSADPDNVYAAVGTYTNSWDPNNGAVLRSSDRGASWKAAELPFKIGGNMPGRGMGERLAVDPNKNSVLYLGAPSGNGLWRSTDSGVTWSEVTAFPNPGNYAQDPTDTSGYGNDNQGIVWVTFDERTGSAGSATKDIYVGVADKDNTVYRSTDGGVTWSRIAGQPTGYLAHKGVLDSANGYLYLTLSDTGGPYDGGKGRIWRYATATGAWTDVSPVAEADTYYGFSGLSVDRQHPGTLMATAYSSWWPDTQIFRSTDSGATWTQAWDYSSYPNRTNRFTQDVSSVPWLTWGANPTPPETSPKLGWMTEALEIDPFDSNRMMYGTGATIYGTENLGNWDSGSQFKITPMVKGLEETAVNDLASPPSGAPLLSALGDIGGFRHTDLDTVPGMMFTSPNLTSTTSLDFAEASPGTVVRVGSADAAPHIGFSTDNGSNWFQGSEPAGVTGGGTVAAAADGSGFVWSPEGAAVHRTTGYGNSWSASTGIPAGATVESDRKNPKKFYGYKAGTFYVSTDGGATFTAKASTGLPTEGNVRFRAVPGIEGDVWLAGGSATGAYGLWHSTDSGATFTKLSGIEQADSVGLGKAAAGASYQTLFVTAKIDGVRGVFRSTDAGTTWTRINDDAHQWGWIGASITGDPRVYGRVYVSTNGRGIMYGDSSDGDGGGTDPGTDPGTDPGTDPGTDPGNPPGNAACSVTYKVTNQWSGGFQADVTLTNTGTTALDGWQLGWTFADGQKVTQMWNATPTQDGAKVKAASISWNGKVAPGASVGFGFTGTLTGGNAAPSAFALGDKACSTG; this is encoded by the coding sequence GTGCGCTCAAGCGCTAGACCCCTTGCCGCCCTCCTGGCAGCACTCACTCTTACCGCCGGGCTCTTCGCCACCGGCGCCCCGGCGTCGGCGCGAGCCAACGATGTCGTACCGGCCGCCGAAGCATCCGATGTGTCCCTGGCCGCGGACACGTACGACTGGAAGAACGTCCGCATCGACGGCGGTGGTTTCGTCCCCGGAATCGTCTTCAACCGCTCGGAGAAGAACCTCGCCTACGCCCGCACCGACATCGGCGGCGCCTACCGCTGGGACCAGGCGGGCAAGCAGTGGACCCCGCTGCTCGACTGGGTGGACTGGGACCACTGGGGCTGGACCGGTGTGGTGAGTCTCGCCTCCGACTCGGCCGACCCGGACAACGTGTACGCCGCCGTGGGCACGTACACCAACAGCTGGGACCCGAACAACGGCGCTGTCCTGCGTTCCTCGGACCGCGGCGCCAGCTGGAAGGCGGCCGAGCTCCCCTTCAAGATCGGCGGGAACATGCCGGGCCGCGGCATGGGTGAGCGCCTCGCGGTCGACCCGAACAAGAACTCCGTGCTGTACCTGGGCGCTCCCAGCGGCAACGGCCTGTGGCGGTCCACCGATTCGGGGGTGACCTGGTCGGAGGTGACGGCCTTCCCGAACCCGGGCAACTACGCCCAGGACCCGACCGACACCAGCGGATACGGCAACGACAACCAGGGCATCGTCTGGGTGACCTTCGACGAGCGCACCGGCAGCGCGGGCAGTGCGACGAAGGACATCTACGTCGGCGTCGCCGACAAGGACAACACCGTCTACCGCTCCACCGACGGCGGCGTCACCTGGTCGCGGATCGCCGGTCAGCCGACCGGATACCTGGCCCATAAGGGGGTGCTCGACTCGGCGAACGGCTATCTGTATCTGACGCTGAGTGACACCGGCGGGCCGTACGACGGCGGCAAGGGACGGATCTGGCGGTACGCCACCGCGACCGGTGCGTGGACGGACGTGAGCCCGGTCGCCGAGGCGGACACGTACTACGGATTCAGCGGACTGTCCGTGGACCGGCAGCACCCCGGCACCCTGATGGCGACGGCGTACAGCTCCTGGTGGCCGGACACCCAGATCTTCCGCTCCACCGACAGCGGGGCGACCTGGACGCAGGCCTGGGACTACAGCAGTTACCCGAACCGCACCAACCGCTTCACGCAGGACGTCTCCTCCGTGCCGTGGCTGACCTGGGGCGCCAACCCGACGCCGCCGGAGACCTCGCCCAAGCTGGGCTGGATGACGGAGGCGCTGGAGATCGACCCGTTCGACTCCAACCGGATGATGTATGGCACCGGCGCCACGATCTACGGCACCGAGAACCTCGGGAACTGGGACTCCGGCAGCCAGTTCAAGATCACCCCGATGGTGAAGGGCCTGGAGGAGACGGCCGTCAACGACCTGGCGAGCCCGCCGTCCGGTGCCCCGCTGCTCAGCGCGCTCGGCGACATCGGGGGCTTCCGGCACACCGATCTCGACACCGTGCCGGGCATGATGTTCACCTCGCCCAACCTCACCTCGACGACCAGCCTCGACTTCGCGGAGGCGAGCCCCGGCACCGTCGTACGGGTCGGTAGCGCCGACGCCGCCCCGCACATCGGCTTCTCGACGGACAACGGGTCCAACTGGTTCCAGGGTTCCGAGCCCGCCGGGGTCACCGGCGGCGGCACGGTCGCCGCGGCGGCCGACGGCAGCGGATTCGTGTGGAGCCCGGAGGGCGCGGCCGTGCACCGCACGACCGGGTACGGGAACTCCTGGTCGGCGTCCACCGGCATACCGGCCGGGGCGACCGTCGAGTCCGACCGGAAGAACCCGAAGAAGTTCTACGGGTACAAGGCCGGCACCTTCTACGTCTCGACGGACGGCGGCGCCACGTTCACCGCGAAGGCGTCGACCGGCCTGCCCACCGAGGGCAACGTCCGCTTCAGGGCCGTGCCGGGCATCGAAGGCGATGTGTGGCTGGCGGGCGGCAGCGCGACCGGGGCCTACGGGCTGTGGCACTCCACCGACTCGGGCGCGACGTTCACGAAGCTGTCCGGGATCGAGCAGGCGGACTCGGTCGGCCTCGGCAAGGCGGCCGCGGGAGCCTCGTACCAGACGCTCTTCGTGACCGCGAAGATCGACGGCGTGCGTGGCGTCTTCCGTTCCACGGACGCGGGCACGACCTGGACCCGGATCAACGACGACGCCCACCAGTGGGGTTGGATCGGGGCCTCCATCACCGGTGACCCGCGGGTCTACGGACGGGTGTACGTCTCGACCAACGGCCGCGGGATCATGTACGGCGACTCCTCGGACGGTGACGGGGGCGGCACGGACCCGGGCACGGACCCGGGCACGGACCCGGGCACGGATCCCGGAACCGACCCGGGGAACCCGCCCGGGAACGCGGCCTGTTCGGTGACGTACAAGGTCACCAACCAGTGGTCCGGCGGCTTCCAGGCCGATGTGACACTCACCAACACCGGTACCACGGCCCTGGACGGCTGGCAGCTCGGCTGGACGTTCGCGGACGGACAGAAGGTCACCCAGATGTGGAACGCGACGCCCACGCAGGACGGTGCGAAGGTGAAGGCCGCCAGCATCTCCTGGAACGGCAAGGTGGCGCCGGGGGCTTCGGTGGGCTTCGGCTTCACGGGCACCCTGACGGGCGGTAACGCCGCGCCGTCCGCGTTCGCGCTGGGCGACAAGGCCTGTTCCACCGGCTGA
- a CDS encoding Zn-ribbon domain-containing OB-fold protein: MFITGIDVEPTARDAVEPCSTEGLVYQVCRWCGTASFRKLLCPVCASSDLESEQSDGHGVVVRSSVVNRYSRVMRNESLVRFPEGFVYRCRIVGAAPHLVSVGDRVRPVGGKTSESGEVVLELCDPPGMADWCA; encoded by the coding sequence GTGTTCATCACCGGAATCGACGTGGAGCCCACTGCTCGCGACGCAGTGGAGCCGTGCAGCACGGAGGGTCTGGTCTACCAGGTGTGCCGATGGTGCGGCACCGCATCCTTCCGCAAACTCCTGTGCCCCGTATGCGCGTCGAGCGACCTGGAGTCGGAGCAGAGCGACGGACACGGCGTCGTCGTGCGATCAAGCGTCGTGAACCGCTACTCCCGGGTCATGCGCAACGAGTCCCTGGTCCGTTTCCCCGAAGGCTTCGTGTACCGCTGCCGCATCGTGGGCGCGGCTCCCCATCTGGTGAGCGTCGGCGACCGGGTCCGGCCCGTCGGCGGGAAGACCTCCGAATCGGGCGAAGTGGTACTCGAACTGTGCGACCCGCCCGGAATGGCCGACTGGTGCGCGTGA
- a CDS encoding electron transfer flavoprotein subunit beta/FixA family protein, producing MSLRIVVCVKYVPDATGDRHFADDLTLDREDVDGLLSELDEYAVEQALQIADAADDAEVTVLTVGPEDAKDALRKALSMGADKAVHVEDDDLHGTDAIGTSLVLAKAVEKTGYDLVISGMASTDGTMGVVPALLAERLGVPQVTLLSEVSVEGGVVRGRRDGDTASEQLEASLPAVVSVTDQSGEARYPSFKGIMAAKKKPVESLDLDDLGIDADEVGLGGSWTAVDSAAARPARTAGTIVKDEGEGGEALAEFLAGQKFI from the coding sequence GTGAGCTTGAGGATCGTTGTCTGTGTGAAGTACGTGCCCGACGCGACCGGTGACCGGCATTTCGCCGATGACCTGACGTTGGATCGTGAGGATGTCGACGGTCTGCTGTCGGAGCTGGATGAGTACGCGGTCGAGCAGGCGTTGCAGATCGCGGACGCGGCGGACGATGCGGAGGTCACCGTGTTGACGGTGGGTCCGGAGGATGCCAAGGACGCGTTGCGCAAGGCGTTGTCGATGGGTGCGGACAAGGCTGTTCACGTCGAGGACGACGATCTGCACGGTACGGACGCGATCGGTACGTCGTTGGTGCTGGCGAAGGCGGTCGAGAAGACGGGTTACGACCTGGTGATCTCGGGGATGGCGTCGACGGACGGCACGATGGGTGTGGTTCCGGCGCTGCTGGCCGAGCGGCTGGGTGTGCCGCAGGTGACGCTGCTGTCCGAGGTCTCCGTGGAGGGCGGTGTCGTGCGCGGCCGCCGGGACGGTGACACGGCGTCCGAGCAGCTGGAGGCGTCGCTGCCGGCGGTGGTGTCGGTGACCGACCAGTCCGGTGAGGCCCGCTACCCGTCGTTCAAGGGGATCATGGCGGCGAAGAAGAAGCCGGTCGAATCGCTGGATCTGGATGATCTGGGCATCGACGCGGACGAGGTGGGTCTGGGCGGTTCCTGGACCGCGGTCGACTCCGCGGCCGCACGTCCGGCCCGTACCGCGGGCACGATCGTCAAGGACGAGGGCGAGGGCGGCGAGGCTCTGGCCGAGTTCCTGGCCGGCCAGAAGTTCATCTGA
- a CDS encoding acyl-CoA thioester hydrolase/BAAT C-terminal domain-containing protein yields MEIAERTVRAGPVTGADAWTGFLATPVDGSTTGVLVLAGSSGRIEDERCRLLAREGMAALSVQWFGGPGQPPGICEVPLETFGSAVEWLRAEGARRIGVLGTSKGAEAALHLAALHDGVDAVVALSPTALTWANVGPGRDGSTRPQRSSWTWRGTPLPYVPYDDTWKPAEPAGAPVSVLGWYEQSRRSAAGRVPAAAVPAGGPGTDLVLVAGGDDLMWPSLRYARELAARRRAAGLPVRLITRADAGHRPRLPGEGPAAPSDRFRYGGSPAADAALGAAAWPHLLDALLGRDASRAPAHGSPAPDTPA; encoded by the coding sequence ATGGAGATCGCAGAACGCACGGTGCGGGCCGGACCGGTCACCGGCGCGGACGCCTGGACGGGCTTCCTCGCCACCCCCGTGGACGGCAGCACCACAGGTGTGCTCGTCCTCGCCGGGTCCAGCGGACGGATCGAGGACGAGCGGTGCCGGCTGCTGGCCCGGGAGGGCATGGCGGCGCTGTCGGTCCAGTGGTTCGGCGGCCCGGGGCAGCCGCCGGGCATCTGTGAAGTCCCGCTGGAGACCTTCGGCTCCGCGGTCGAGTGGCTGCGCGCGGAGGGCGCCCGGCGCATCGGTGTCCTGGGCACCTCCAAGGGTGCGGAGGCCGCCCTGCACCTGGCCGCTCTCCACGACGGCGTCGACGCCGTCGTGGCACTCTCCCCCACCGCACTCACCTGGGCGAATGTGGGACCCGGCCGCGACGGCAGCACGCGACCCCAACGGTCGTCCTGGACCTGGCGGGGCACGCCGCTGCCGTACGTGCCCTACGACGACACCTGGAAGCCGGCCGAGCCTGCGGGCGCACCCGTCTCGGTTCTCGGCTGGTACGAGCAGAGCCGGCGGTCCGCCGCCGGCCGCGTCCCGGCCGCGGCGGTCCCGGCCGGCGGGCCCGGCACCGATCTCGTGCTGGTCGCGGGCGGCGACGACCTGATGTGGCCCTCGCTGCGGTACGCCCGGGAACTGGCCGCCCGTCGCAGGGCGGCCGGTCTCCCCGTACGCCTGATCACCCGCGCCGACGCGGGACACCGCCCCCGGCTGCCCGGCGAGGGCCCCGCGGCCCCGTCCGACCGCTTCCGGTACGGAGGTTCACCCGCCGCCGACGCCGCGCTCGGGGCGGCCGCCTGGCCGCACCTGCTCGACGCGCTGCTCGGCAGGGACGCTTCCCGGGCGCCCGCCCACGGCTCCCCCGCACCGGACACACCTGCGTAG
- a CDS encoding ABC transporter permease, with protein sequence MADVPVTAVRPPVPQPRDPDDADRPAGKKRRKNRIRQPLRSRLKRDRTLLLLCLPGVLYFALFFYLPLAGNVIAFQDYQPFLGFKQSPFVGLANFTALLAEPEFWSAVSNTLQITAIQLLLYFPAPIALALLLNSLISEKIKRFIQTVVYLPHFLSWVVVVAMFKQVLGGAGSVTTLLMEHGVSIGNVMTDPGTFKLLITAQAIWKDCGWGTIIFLAAIASIDMGQYESAAMDGAGWLRRIWHVTLPGIRPVILMLLILRLGDILSVGFEQIILQRDAVGPDASEVMDTYVYFHGVVDGDWGMSTAAGLMKGVIGFALILAANKLAHRFGEQGVYR encoded by the coding sequence ATGGCAGATGTGCCGGTCACAGCCGTGCGGCCGCCCGTGCCGCAGCCCCGCGACCCCGACGACGCGGACCGCCCCGCCGGGAAGAAGCGCAGGAAGAACCGAATACGGCAGCCGCTCCGGTCCCGACTGAAACGGGACAGGACGCTCCTGCTCCTCTGTCTGCCGGGCGTGCTGTACTTCGCGCTCTTCTTCTACCTGCCGCTCGCGGGCAACGTCATCGCCTTCCAGGACTACCAGCCGTTCCTGGGCTTCAAGCAGAGTCCGTTCGTGGGCCTCGCGAACTTCACCGCACTGCTCGCCGAACCCGAGTTCTGGAGCGCGGTCTCCAACACGCTGCAGATCACGGCGATTCAGCTGCTCCTGTACTTCCCCGCGCCGATCGCCCTGGCCCTGCTGCTCAACTCGCTCATCAGCGAGAAGATCAAGCGGTTCATCCAGACCGTCGTGTACCTTCCGCACTTCCTGTCCTGGGTCGTCGTCGTCGCCATGTTCAAGCAGGTGCTCGGCGGCGCGGGTTCGGTCACCACGCTGCTCATGGAGCACGGCGTCAGCATCGGCAACGTGATGACGGACCCCGGCACGTTCAAGCTGCTGATCACCGCCCAGGCCATCTGGAAGGACTGCGGCTGGGGAACGATCATCTTTCTGGCGGCCATCGCCTCGATCGACATGGGCCAGTACGAGTCCGCAGCGATGGACGGCGCCGGCTGGCTCCGCAGGATCTGGCACGTCACCCTGCCGGGCATCCGGCCGGTGATCCTGATGCTGCTGATCCTGCGGCTCGGCGACATCCTCTCCGTCGGCTTCGAGCAGATCATCCTGCAGCGCGACGCCGTCGGCCCGGACGCCTCCGAAGTCATGGACACCTACGTCTACTTCCACGGCGTCGTGGACGGCGACTGGGGCATGAGCACCGCCGCCGGGCTGATGAAGGGCGTCATCGGGTTCGCGCTCATCCTCGCGGCCAACAAGCTGGCCCACCGCTTCGGCGAGCAGGGAGTGTACCGATGA
- a CDS encoding TetR family transcriptional regulator yields the protein MTDDRGPAKKPPMRDVLAEAAFALFMERGFERTTVDDIVASAGVGRRSFFRYFPSKEDAVFPDHERCLADMTAFLEAAGEGDPVEAVCDAARLVLRMYAEKPEFSVQRYGLTREVPGLRTYELSVVRRYERTMAGYLERRWAGAPDAALRAEVIAASVVAAHNNGLRSWLRSGGRGDAGAEVDRGLELVRAVWGPAAERPPVPAAEDEVIVMIAPKGAPMWRVVQRVEAVLDEERGTTER from the coding sequence ATGACCGATGACCGCGGGCCGGCCAAGAAGCCCCCCATGCGTGACGTGCTCGCCGAGGCGGCCTTCGCGCTCTTCATGGAGCGCGGGTTCGAGCGGACCACGGTGGACGACATCGTCGCCAGCGCGGGAGTCGGGCGCCGGTCGTTCTTCCGCTACTTCCCCTCGAAGGAGGACGCGGTCTTCCCCGACCACGAGCGGTGCCTCGCGGACATGACCGCGTTCCTGGAGGCCGCCGGGGAGGGCGATCCGGTGGAGGCGGTGTGCGACGCGGCCCGGCTGGTCCTGCGGATGTACGCGGAGAAGCCGGAGTTCTCCGTGCAGCGCTACGGGCTCACCCGGGAGGTGCCCGGTCTGCGTACCTACGAGCTCTCCGTCGTGCGCCGCTACGAGCGGACCATGGCCGGGTACCTGGAGCGCCGGTGGGCCGGCGCCCCCGACGCCGCCCTGCGTGCGGAGGTGATCGCCGCTTCGGTGGTCGCGGCGCACAACAACGGGCTGCGGTCCTGGCTGCGTTCGGGTGGCCGGGGCGATGCCGGCGCCGAGGTCGACCGGGGGCTCGAACTCGTCCGCGCCGTGTGGGGACCGGCCGCCGAGCGGCCCCCCGTGCCGGCCGCCGAGGACGAGGTGATCGTGATGATCGCGCCGAAGGGCGCCCCGATGTGGCGCGTCGTGCAGCGCGTCGAAGCGGTTCTCGACGAGGAACGCGGCACCACTGAGAGGTAG
- a CDS encoding response regulator transcription factor, with amino-acid sequence MLAKDSTLLREGLVRLLAEEGHEVLASVGDAGALLSEVAAHEPDLVVTDIRMPPAHKDEGLRAAVEIRSRWPGVGVLVLSQYVERAYAAQLLASNAERVGYLLKDRVAQVEEFLDSLERIHAGGAVFDPEVVRQLVIRSAHGDPLSRLTPRERTVLEALAQGHTNAAIAQKLHISLSAVEKNLNAVFDKLGLAHTTGYNRRILAVLRYLET; translated from the coding sequence ATTCTCGCCAAGGACTCGACCCTGCTGAGGGAAGGGCTGGTCCGTCTGCTCGCCGAGGAGGGCCATGAGGTGCTCGCCTCGGTGGGGGACGCCGGGGCGCTGCTGTCGGAGGTCGCGGCCCACGAGCCGGACCTCGTCGTCACCGACATCCGGATGCCGCCCGCGCACAAGGACGAGGGGCTGCGCGCCGCGGTGGAGATCCGCAGCCGGTGGCCCGGCGTCGGCGTGCTCGTCCTGTCCCAGTACGTGGAGCGTGCCTACGCCGCCCAGTTGCTCGCCTCGAACGCCGAGCGGGTCGGCTATCTCCTCAAGGACCGGGTGGCGCAGGTGGAGGAGTTCCTGGACTCGCTGGAACGGATCCATGCGGGCGGGGCCGTCTTCGACCCGGAGGTCGTACGGCAGTTGGTCATCCGCAGTGCGCACGGCGACCCGCTGTCGCGGCTGACCCCGCGCGAGCGCACCGTCCTGGAGGCACTGGCACAGGGCCACACCAACGCGGCGATCGCGCAGAAGCTGCACATCTCGCTGAGCGCGGTCGAGAAGAACCTGAACGCGGTCTTCGACAAGCTGGGGCTGGCGCACACCACCGGCTACAACCGGCGGATCCTCGCCGTGCTGCGCTATCTGGAGACGTGA